In Halobaculum rubrum, the following are encoded in one genomic region:
- a CDS encoding prepilin peptidase, giving the protein MLGVATAADLLRLLLLPGLAWAAYRDIRTRRVASSLWLPLLAIGALALAVEAAGAYPFDGYAGRLFLVRVGFSILFLVPFSLLAYRMAAFGGADMKALVVLAVAFPTTPGYVVPLSILPDVTWLHTVGFPVHPSALGVTAMSALTNAVLFGAGYIALLFASNVAAGRISSAMFVGRWTAVEDLPDVHGQLIRADGLRPQRGLDLDALRMYLRWRGATLAAVRADPDAHRDPASVGETHPPTDGAVHDGPRTDGGVDDRGFEFPESSSTADDAAGDRDAAAAPGRDGPAADAEASAVDDPWAAERFLDDIEGTAYGTTPETLREGLERVAAEDALWVSPGLPFLVPLFGGLVLALTYGDVLTVALGTLGLV; this is encoded by the coding sequence GTGCTCGGCGTCGCCACCGCGGCCGACCTCCTCCGACTTCTCCTCCTCCCGGGGTTGGCGTGGGCCGCCTACCGCGATATCCGGACCCGCCGGGTCGCGAGTTCCCTCTGGCTGCCGCTGCTCGCGATCGGCGCGCTCGCGCTCGCCGTGGAGGCGGCCGGCGCGTACCCGTTCGACGGCTACGCCGGCCGGCTGTTCCTCGTTCGGGTCGGGTTCTCGATCCTCTTTCTGGTCCCCTTCTCGCTGCTCGCCTACCGGATGGCCGCCTTCGGCGGCGCCGACATGAAGGCGCTCGTCGTGCTCGCGGTCGCGTTCCCGACCACCCCCGGGTACGTCGTCCCGCTGTCGATCCTGCCGGACGTGACGTGGCTTCACACCGTTGGCTTCCCGGTCCATCCCTCGGCGCTGGGCGTCACGGCGATGTCGGCGCTGACGAACGCGGTGCTGTTCGGCGCCGGCTACATCGCCCTGCTGTTCGCGTCGAACGTCGCCGCCGGCCGGATCTCCTCTGCGATGTTCGTCGGCCGCTGGACCGCGGTCGAGGACCTCCCGGACGTACACGGCCAACTCATCCGCGCCGATGGGCTCCGCCCGCAGCGGGGCCTCGACCTCGACGCGCTTCGGATGTACCTCCGGTGGCGCGGCGCCACGCTCGCGGCCGTCCGTGCGGACCCCGACGCGCACCGCGACCCGGCCTCCGTCGGCGAGACGCACCCGCCGACCGACGGCGCGGTCCACGACGGTCCGCGGACGGACGGGGGCGTCGACGACCGCGGATTCGAGTTCCCCGAGTCGAGCTCGACGGCCGATGACGCCGCCGGCGACCGGGACGCCGCTGCGGCGCCGGGACGCGACGGGCCGGCGGCCGACGCCGAGGCGTCCGCCGTCGACGACCCGTGGGCCGCCGAGCGGTTCCTCGACGACATCGAGGGCACCGCCTACGGCACGACGCCCGAGACGCTCCGCGAGGGGCTGGAGCGCGTCGCCGCGGAGGACGCGCTGTGGGTGTCTCCAGGGCTCCCGTTCCTCGTACCGCTGTTCGGCGGGCTCGTGCTCGCGTTGACGTACGGGGACGTGCTGACGGTCGCGCTCGGGACGCTCGGGCTGGTCTGA
- a CDS encoding metal-dependent hydrolase, which yields MAFTHALSGAVLAAPVLAVAPELAAPAAVAGIVGGLLPDLDLFVGRHRRTLHFPVLGWALALPAIGIAAVAPTAATVAAAVGTASFAVHAGTDALGAGDEIRPWERTSAEAVYDHLHGRWIRPRFWIRYDGAPEDAVATAVLAAPIVAFYPAPLPAVAAVCVFLGIVYAIVRRRLPPVVEELVG from the coding sequence ATGGCGTTCACGCACGCCCTTTCGGGCGCAGTGCTTGCAGCTCCCGTCCTCGCGGTCGCGCCCGAGTTGGCCGCTCCGGCCGCAGTCGCGGGGATCGTCGGCGGACTCCTCCCGGATCTCGACCTGTTCGTCGGACGCCATCGGCGGACGCTCCACTTCCCCGTGTTGGGGTGGGCACTGGCGCTCCCGGCGATCGGCATCGCCGCGGTCGCTCCGACGGCTGCGACCGTCGCGGCGGCCGTGGGGACCGCGTCGTTCGCCGTCCACGCTGGAACCGACGCCCTCGGCGCAGGCGATGAGATCCGGCCGTGGGAACGGACCTCCGCGGAGGCCGTCTACGATCATCTCCACGGTCGGTGGATCCGTCCGCGCTTCTGGATCCGCTACGACGGCGCCCCCGAGGACGCCGTCGCTACCGCGGTGCTCGCGGCCCCGATCGTCGCGTTCTACCCCGCGCCGTTGCCGGCGGTCGCAGCCGTCTGCGTCTTCCTCGGGATCGTGTACGCGATCGTCCGACGCCGGCTTCCCCCGGTCGTCGAGGAGTTGGTCGGGTGA
- a CDS encoding DUF7118 family protein — protein MVRDADAAPEANATAGPNATPDPLPDAERDAAALAATLREARGRLENATAAVEEHGESTLSTVRDAVRRADRLLDRYVDSATGTGDFQAYVEFQGEFAAVVEDLDEDIPGRDAFERANEAVDGRRLSESDFERAREALSPARDLADRLAEREAAEAAVHDAERDVTRRLDALDDRIAALERLVELGEADLTAPTEELREPIAAYNDAVRDAFDDVRREASARELLAFVADAAETPFVDYAAPPPELRSFLDSSPADGAALPDLLEYADYSASKLDHYVEDSGTFTARVRPHRTYLQRLSAAPLTVDWPPPSAETLRFQREELVSVVAKFAPEGTVARARRLREAADHPDYERLRRAAEAEAELSDAEVERVASGEAAAELAEARERRELLTDALVAADS, from the coding sequence ATGGTACGCGACGCCGACGCGGCCCCCGAGGCGAACGCGACCGCCGGGCCGAACGCGACGCCGGACCCGCTCCCGGACGCCGAGCGCGACGCGGCCGCGCTCGCGGCGACGCTCCGTGAGGCTCGCGGGCGACTGGAGAACGCGACCGCCGCCGTCGAGGAACACGGCGAGTCGACGCTGTCGACCGTCCGCGACGCCGTTCGGCGCGCGGACCGCCTGCTGGACCGCTACGTCGACTCTGCGACCGGGACGGGCGACTTCCAGGCGTACGTCGAATTTCAGGGGGAGTTCGCGGCCGTCGTCGAAGACCTCGACGAGGATATCCCCGGACGCGACGCGTTCGAACGCGCGAACGAGGCCGTCGACGGCCGCCGGCTCTCGGAGTCCGACTTCGAGCGCGCCCGCGAGGCGCTTTCGCCCGCCCGCGACCTCGCCGACCGGCTGGCCGAGCGCGAGGCGGCCGAGGCCGCGGTCCACGACGCCGAACGGGACGTCACACGGCGCCTCGACGCGCTGGACGACCGGATCGCGGCGCTGGAACGGCTCGTCGAGCTCGGGGAGGCGGACCTGACCGCTCCCACCGAGGAACTTCGTGAGCCGATCGCCGCCTACAACGACGCCGTTCGCGACGCGTTCGACGACGTCCGCCGGGAGGCGTCCGCCCGCGAGCTGCTGGCGTTCGTCGCGGACGCGGCGGAGACGCCGTTCGTCGACTACGCCGCGCCGCCGCCGGAGCTGCGCTCGTTCCTCGACTCGTCGCCCGCCGACGGGGCGGCGCTTCCGGACCTACTCGAGTACGCCGACTACTCCGCCTCCAAGCTCGACCACTACGTCGAGGACTCGGGGACGTTCACGGCGCGGGTTCGGCCGCACCGGACGTACCTCCAACGGCTGTCCGCGGCGCCGCTCACGGTCGACTGGCCGCCGCCGTCGGCCGAGACGCTCCGGTTCCAGCGCGAGGAGCTCGTCTCCGTCGTCGCCAAGTTCGCGCCCGAGGGGACCGTCGCCCGCGCCCGCCGGCTGCGGGAGGCCGCGGACCACCCCGACTACGAGCGGCTCCGCCGCGCCGCCGAGGCCGAGGCGGAGCTGTCGGACGCGGAGGTCGAGCGCGTCGCCTCGGGCGAGGCGGCCGCCGAGCTGGCCGAGGCACGCGAGCGACGCGAACTGCTGACGGACGCGCTCGTGGCCGCGGACTCGTAA
- a CDS encoding aldehyde ferredoxin oxidoreductase family protein, with translation MIHATGPLLSVDLDARETTEETIDGVLSEFVGGRGVGTKLAFDRVPFDVDPLGPENRVYLATGPLQHSRMSFTGRMDMTSVSPLTDGLASSNAGGFLSRNFTGTGYAAVELRGASDVPLAVHVRDDGVEFEAVPDLAGAEVPAVTEWAEETHDLEAEHLACIGPGGENLVRYACVMTSETRAFGRTGMGAVLGSKNVKVLTFDGDSEADVEIDPVQTEIHRDAATSDHVMKRQGTTSVTEYANEVEALPTDYFSALSFDGVEGIGGDAVESKKHKKGTCSQCAFACKLPTRDEDAGVETEGPEFETVMAWGSNQLVDDVVEVMKANELCDRLGVDTISAGDTMAAYLKSDDDLANPERARELLRKAAYREGEVGDLLAEGVHRAAPELGVEDWSVKGLEFAAHDGRTLNGQGLSFATSNRGADHMYASFYPKEYPLVDKEQAVDKRGLEGKAPMVAAAENHNAVLDSAVACKFSRDFMTEERLGSLLDADYDELLEVGARVVELERAFNNRRGFDRADDALPYDIEGFESALDEYYETRGWREDGVVPGLGEADTDRGAASADD, from the coding sequence ATGATCCACGCGACCGGTCCGCTGCTGTCGGTCGACCTCGACGCCCGCGAGACGACCGAGGAGACCATCGACGGCGTACTGAGCGAGTTCGTCGGCGGCCGCGGCGTCGGGACGAAACTGGCGTTCGACCGCGTCCCGTTCGACGTCGACCCGCTGGGCCCGGAGAACCGCGTCTACCTCGCGACCGGTCCGCTCCAGCATTCGCGGATGAGCTTCACCGGCCGGATGGACATGACGAGCGTCTCGCCGTTGACCGACGGCCTCGCCTCCTCGAACGCCGGCGGCTTCCTCTCGCGCAACTTCACCGGGACGGGCTACGCCGCCGTCGAGCTCCGCGGCGCCAGCGACGTTCCCCTGGCGGTCCACGTCCGCGACGACGGCGTCGAGTTCGAGGCGGTCCCCGACCTCGCGGGCGCGGAGGTGCCCGCGGTGACCGAGTGGGCCGAGGAGACCCACGATCTGGAGGCCGAACATCTCGCGTGTATCGGTCCCGGCGGCGAGAACCTGGTCCGCTACGCGTGCGTGATGACCAGCGAGACGCGCGCGTTCGGCCGGACCGGGATGGGCGCCGTGCTGGGGAGCAAGAACGTGAAGGTGCTCACCTTCGACGGCGACAGCGAGGCGGACGTGGAGATCGACCCGGTCCAGACGGAGATCCATCGCGATGCGGCCACGTCGGACCACGTCATGAAGCGGCAGGGAACCACCAGCGTCACCGAGTACGCCAACGAGGTGGAGGCGCTGCCGACCGACTACTTCTCGGCGCTGTCGTTCGACGGCGTCGAGGGGATCGGCGGCGACGCGGTCGAGTCGAAGAAGCACAAGAAGGGCACCTGCTCGCAGTGCGCGTTCGCCTGCAAGCTTCCCACTCGCGACGAGGACGCGGGCGTCGAGACGGAGGGGCCGGAGTTCGAGACGGTGATGGCGTGGGGGTCGAACCAGCTCGTCGACGACGTGGTCGAGGTGATGAAGGCGAACGAGCTGTGTGACCGCCTCGGCGTCGACACCATCTCCGCGGGCGATACGATGGCCGCCTACCTCAAGAGCGATGACGACCTCGCGAATCCCGAACGCGCCCGTGAACTGCTTCGGAAGGCCGCCTACCGCGAGGGCGAGGTCGGCGACCTGCTCGCGGAGGGCGTCCACCGCGCCGCTCCCGAGCTGGGCGTCGAGGACTGGTCGGTGAAGGGACTGGAGTTCGCCGCCCACGACGGTCGGACGCTGAACGGGCAGGGCCTCTCGTTTGCCACCTCGAACCGCGGCGCAGATCACATGTACGCCAGCTTCTACCCGAAGGAGTACCCGCTCGTCGACAAGGAGCAGGCGGTCGACAAGCGCGGACTGGAGGGGAAGGCGCCGATGGTCGCCGCCGCGGAGAACCACAACGCCGTCCTCGACTCGGCGGTCGCCTGCAAGTTCAGTCGTGACTTCATGACCGAGGAGCGGCTCGGCTCCCTGCTTGATGCCGACTACGACGAGCTCCTCGAGGTGGGCGCGCGGGTGGTCGAACTGGAGCGGGCGTTCAACAACCGCCGCGGCTTCGACCGCGCTGACGACGCGCTCCCGTACGACATCGAGGGGTTCGAGTCGGCGCTGGACGAGTACTACGAGACGCGCGGCTGGCGCGAGGACGGCGTCGTTCCGGGGCTCGGTGAGGCGGACACGGACCGGGGCGCCGCGAGCGCCGACGACTGA
- the hisI gene encoding phosphoribosyl-AMP cyclohydrolase, which yields MRDSTPDAEPDDRIAVDFGDDGLVPAVAQDADSGEVLMLAYVNREALARTRETGRAHYYSRSRDELWEKGATSGHTQEIREVRVDCDADTLLYLVDQTGGACHTGHRSCFHRTLDGEHVGERVFDPDAVYE from the coding sequence ATGAGGGATTCCACGCCCGACGCCGAACCCGACGACCGGATCGCGGTCGACTTCGGCGACGACGGGCTCGTCCCCGCCGTCGCGCAGGACGCCGACTCCGGCGAGGTCTTGATGCTCGCGTACGTGAACCGGGAGGCGCTCGCTCGCACGCGAGAGACCGGCCGCGCGCACTACTACTCGCGCTCCCGCGACGAGCTGTGGGAGAAGGGCGCGACGAGCGGGCACACTCAGGAGATCCGCGAGGTCCGCGTCGACTGTGACGCCGACACGCTCCTGTATCTCGTCGACCAGACCGGCGGCGCGTGCCACACCGGGCACCGCTCGTGTTTCCACCGCACGCTCGACGGCGAGCACGTCGGCGAGCGCGTGTTCGACCCCGACGCGGTGTACGAGTAA
- the pspAB gene encoding PspA-associated protein PspAB — MGILDTLRSVLGSRAEADAVSDADPEDLFGMSTAYVTMEADLGFRSVDEAALCFSSVDSTDFADTVDAVESILDAGAEETGTTFRRREDDHGYHWVILGDDDPEDLVTSVHFAADEFVDRGYGSRLLAAVFGFADERDPDRHAYWIYSFRRGAYYPFAPTGTSSRSNKTEFKLESVLDGELGIESDKEYWYPLWPDSPNGHPWS, encoded by the coding sequence ATGGGGATTCTCGACACACTCAGATCCGTGCTCGGCTCGCGCGCGGAGGCCGACGCCGTCAGCGACGCCGACCCCGAGGACCTGTTCGGCATGAGCACCGCCTACGTCACGATGGAGGCGGACCTCGGCTTCCGGTCGGTCGACGAGGCGGCGCTGTGCTTCTCGTCGGTCGATTCGACCGACTTCGCCGACACCGTCGACGCCGTGGAGTCGATCCTCGACGCCGGCGCCGAGGAGACGGGGACGACGTTCCGCCGCCGCGAGGACGACCACGGCTACCACTGGGTGATCCTTGGCGACGACGACCCCGAGGACCTCGTCACCTCCGTCCACTTCGCGGCCGACGAGTTCGTCGACCGGGGGTACGGCTCGCGACTGCTGGCGGCGGTGTTCGGCTTCGCCGACGAGCGCGACCCCGACCGCCACGCCTACTGGATCTACTCGTTCCGCCGCGGCGCGTACTACCCGTTCGCCCCGACGGGAACCAGCAGTCGGAGCAACAAAACCGAATTCAAACTGGAGTCGGTGCTGGACGGAGAGCTCGGCATCGAATCCGACAAGGAGTACTGGTACCCCCTGTGGCCGGACAGCCCGAACGGCCACCCCTGGAGCTAG
- the fer gene encoding ferredoxin Fer, with translation MPTVEYLNYEVLDDNGWEMDDDDLFDNAADAGLDEEDYGELEVNQGEYILEAAEAQGFDWPFSCRAGACANCAAIVREGEINMDMQQILSDEEVEEKNVRLTCIGSPETDEVRIVYNAKHLDYLQNRVI, from the coding sequence ATGCCCACGGTCGAATACCTTAACTACGAAGTACTTGACGACAACGGCTGGGAGATGGACGACGACGACCTCTTCGACAACGCGGCCGACGCCGGGTTGGACGAGGAGGACTACGGCGAACTCGAGGTCAACCAGGGCGAATACATCCTCGAGGCCGCCGAGGCGCAGGGCTTCGACTGGCCCTTCTCGTGTCGCGCCGGCGCGTGTGCGAACTGCGCGGCCATCGTGCGGGAGGGCGAGATCAACATGGACATGCAGCAGATCCTCTCCGACGAGGAGGTCGAGGAGAAGAACGTCCGCCTGACCTGCATCGGGTCGCCCGAGACCGACGAGGTCCGGATCGTCTACAACGCGAAGCACCTCGACTACCTCCAGAACCGCGTCATCTGA
- the radA gene encoding DNA repair and recombination protein RadA, translating into MAEDDLQELPGVGPATADKLVDAGFDSYQSIAVASPAELGNTADIGDSTANDIIQGAREAADIGGFESGAQVLERREEIGKLSWQIDEVDDLLGGGMETQSITEVYGEFGAGKSQVTHQMAVNVQLSNDDGGLDGSAIFVDSEDTFRPERIDDMVRGLDDEILEREFERREIEGSPDDDDDMRTLVEDFLDHIHVAKAFNSNHQILLAEKAKELASEAEDTDWPVRMLTVDSLTAHFRAEYVGRGELAERQQKLNKHLHDLMRIGDLYNCVVLVTNQVASNPDSYFGDPTQPIGGNILGHTSTFRIYLRKSKGDKRIVRLVDAPNLADGEAVMRVQDGGLKPE; encoded by the coding sequence ATGGCAGAAGACGACCTCCAGGAACTCCCCGGCGTCGGCCCCGCGACCGCAGACAAACTCGTCGACGCGGGCTTCGACAGCTACCAGAGCATCGCGGTCGCGAGCCCCGCGGAACTGGGCAACACGGCCGACATCGGCGACTCGACGGCGAACGACATCATCCAGGGCGCCCGCGAGGCGGCTGACATCGGCGGCTTCGAGTCCGGCGCACAGGTGCTCGAACGACGCGAGGAGATCGGCAAGCTCTCGTGGCAGATCGACGAGGTCGACGACCTCCTGGGCGGCGGGATGGAGACGCAGTCGATCACCGAGGTGTACGGCGAGTTCGGCGCCGGCAAGTCGCAGGTGACCCACCAGATGGCCGTGAACGTCCAGCTCTCCAACGACGACGGCGGACTGGACGGGTCGGCTATCTTCGTCGACTCCGAGGACACGTTCCGCCCCGAGCGGATCGACGACATGGTCCGCGGGCTGGACGACGAGATCCTCGAGCGCGAGTTCGAGCGCCGCGAGATCGAGGGATCGCCCGACGACGACGACGACATGCGCACGCTGGTCGAGGACTTCCTCGACCACATCCACGTCGCGAAGGCGTTCAACTCCAACCACCAGATCCTGCTGGCCGAGAAGGCGAAAGAACTCGCCAGCGAGGCCGAGGACACCGACTGGCCCGTGCGGATGCTCACCGTCGACTCGCTGACTGCCCACTTCCGCGCCGAGTACGTCGGTCGGGGCGAGCTCGCCGAGCGCCAGCAGAAGCTCAACAAGCACCTGCACGACCTGATGCGCATCGGCGACCTCTACAACTGCGTCGTGCTCGTGACGAACCAGGTCGCCTCCAACCCCGACTCGTACTTCGGTGACCCGACCCAGCCGATCGGCGGCAACATCCTGGGTCACACCTCGACGTTCCGGATCTACCTCCGCAAGTCGAAGGGCGACAAGCGGATCGTGCGACTCGTCGACGCGCCGAACCTGGCGGACGGCGAGGCCGTGATGCGCGTGCAGGACGGCGGCCTCAAGCCCGAATAG
- the glmM gene encoding phosphoglucosamine mutase: MKVFGSSGTRGVVGEEFTPEFVSRVAAAAAATWDAERVALGRDTRTSGRTFADAAAAGVTAAGVDVERLGVVPTPSLVRYCEVESIPGVMITASHNPPEFNGVKLVGDDGIELPVNRLEAVEERLLAEEPTTVSWDRMGDSRRIPDANDDYVAEMLDTIDRDAVADADLTVALDPGHGAGALTSPEFFRELGCDVVTVNAQPDGHFPGRNPEPVRENLDDLGRLVRAADADVGVAHDGDADRAIFFDEAGEYVEGDASLAALAAHDLGEGDTTVAAVNVSQRLVDVCEAAGANLELTPIGSTNIITRIKELWRENESVPIAGEGNGGVFFPDYRLVRDGAFIAAKFLELLAERDAAVSEIVAPYADYTNVRENLTYDTDAELDAMLAAAAAYADAADAEPDTKDGYRLDYGDAWVLVRPSGTEPKVRVYAESADADRAAALVRDVREALEEAKADAAA, encoded by the coding sequence ATGAAGGTCTTCGGATCGAGCGGCACCCGCGGGGTCGTCGGCGAGGAGTTCACCCCGGAGTTCGTCTCCCGCGTGGCCGCGGCCGCGGCGGCGACGTGGGACGCCGAGCGCGTCGCCCTGGGTCGCGACACCCGCACCTCCGGGCGGACGTTCGCAGACGCCGCCGCCGCCGGCGTCACCGCCGCCGGCGTCGACGTGGAGCGACTCGGCGTGGTCCCGACCCCGAGCCTGGTGCGCTACTGCGAGGTCGAATCGATACCCGGCGTGATGATCACCGCGTCGCACAACCCACCGGAGTTCAACGGCGTCAAGCTCGTCGGCGACGACGGGATCGAGCTCCCGGTGAACCGACTCGAGGCCGTCGAGGAGCGTCTGCTCGCCGAGGAGCCGACGACGGTGTCGTGGGACCGGATGGGCGACTCCCGCCGCATCCCCGACGCAAACGACGACTACGTCGCGGAGATGCTCGACACGATCGACCGCGACGCCGTCGCCGACGCCGACCTCACGGTCGCGCTCGACCCCGGCCACGGCGCCGGCGCGCTCACCTCCCCCGAGTTCTTCCGCGAGCTCGGCTGCGACGTCGTCACCGTGAACGCCCAGCCGGACGGCCACTTCCCCGGCCGCAACCCGGAGCCGGTGCGGGAGAACCTCGACGACCTCGGGCGCCTCGTGCGCGCGGCCGACGCGGACGTGGGGGTCGCCCACGACGGCGACGCCGACCGCGCCATCTTCTTCGACGAGGCCGGCGAGTACGTCGAGGGCGACGCCTCGCTGGCGGCACTCGCCGCCCACGACCTCGGCGAGGGCGACACGACCGTCGCCGCGGTGAACGTCTCCCAGCGCCTCGTGGACGTGTGCGAGGCCGCCGGCGCGAACCTCGAACTCACCCCCATCGGCTCGACGAACATCATCACCCGGATCAAGGAGCTGTGGCGCGAGAACGAGTCCGTCCCCATCGCCGGCGAGGGCAACGGCGGGGTCTTCTTCCCCGACTACCGACTGGTGCGCGACGGGGCGTTCATCGCCGCGAAGTTCCTCGAACTGCTCGCCGAGCGCGACGCCGCCGTCAGCGAGATCGTCGCGCCGTACGCCGACTACACGAACGTCCGCGAGAACCTCACGTACGACACCGACGCCGAGCTGGACGCGATGCTCGCGGCCGCCGCGGCCTACGCCGACGCCGCCGACGCGGAGCCCGACACGAAGGACGGCTATCGGCTCGACTACGGCGACGCGTGGGTGCTCGTGCGTCCATCCGGCACGGAGCCCAAGGTGCGCGTGTACGCCGAGTCCGCCGACGCCGACCGTGCGGCCGCGCTGGTGCGGGACGTGCGCGAGGCGCTGGAGGAAGCGAAGGCCGACGCCGCGGCGTAG
- a CDS encoding DUF7475 family protein, whose translation MSTETASEGLALHTETMTGLHWLGIALAAITGVIHLWLAYAFSSETGMAVAFLIAGVGFLGGVAAVLFDYRRHLFYVLGIPFTAGQIPLWYVANAPDFGATGIADKVVQVVLVVVLVVLYRRES comes from the coding sequence ATGAGCACCGAAACGGCGTCTGAGGGGCTGGCCCTCCACACGGAGACGATGACTGGACTGCACTGGCTCGGGATCGCGCTCGCGGCGATCACCGGCGTCATCCACCTGTGGCTCGCGTACGCGTTCAGTTCGGAGACCGGGATGGCCGTCGCGTTCCTGATCGCGGGAGTCGGCTTCCTCGGCGGTGTGGCAGCGGTGCTGTTCGACTACCGTCGCCACCTGTTCTACGTGCTCGGGATCCCGTTCACCGCCGGGCAGATCCCGCTGTGGTACGTCGCGAACGCCCCCGACTTCGGGGCGACCGGGATCGCGGACAAGGTCGTGCAGGTCGTCCTCGTCGTCGTTCTCGTCGTCCTCTACAGACGCGAGTCGTAG
- a CDS encoding 6-pyruvoyl trahydropterin synthase family protein: MTYRTTVTRQFVAQHYLTVPDPGPEGDLHSHVFSVEAAFAGPSLNEYDYLVDIDDVRAALDEAEERYRDATLNDLPEFEGYNPSVERFARVLHDRIAPAAAGGSAETLRVTVWEDDEAAAGYEGPIAGTGVDDVVADG, from the coding sequence ATGACATACCGAACGACCGTCACGCGGCAGTTCGTCGCACAGCACTATCTCACCGTCCCCGACCCCGGTCCCGAGGGCGATCTTCACTCGCACGTCTTCTCCGTCGAGGCGGCCTTCGCGGGACCCTCGCTAAACGAGTACGACTACCTGGTCGACATCGACGACGTGCGCGCGGCGCTGGACGAGGCGGAGGAACGCTATCGCGACGCGACGCTGAACGACCTTCCGGAGTTCGAGGGGTACAACCCCAGCGTCGAACGGTTCGCGCGCGTCCTCCACGACCGGATCGCCCCGGCCGCCGCGGGCGGGTCCGCCGAGACGCTCCGCGTGACCGTCTGGGAGGACGACGAGGCCGCCGCCGGCTACGAGGGACCGATCGCCGGTACAGGCGTGGACGACGTCGTCGCCGATGGCTGA
- a CDS encoding GNAT family N-acetyltransferase, whose translation MDIEVRPVASPTEFRAALVVNRAAWRDAYADILPDERLDAMTVPDGVELRERYDRATADGRAFLVAVDREPGAVVGFADAVWNDERTAFCERDDAELRAIYVAPDTQGAGVGSALLAAAVERVPDACSRLALETFTENHAARDFYEARGFERIGASAFEVGGESYPTAVYVRPL comes from the coding sequence ATGGACATCGAGGTGCGTCCCGTCGCCTCCCCGACCGAGTTCCGTGCGGCGCTGGTCGTCAACCGCGCCGCTTGGCGCGACGCGTACGCCGACATCCTCCCGGATGAGCGGCTGGACGCGATGACGGTCCCCGACGGCGTCGAGCTCCGGGAGCGGTACGACCGTGCGACCGCCGACGGCCGGGCGTTCCTCGTCGCCGTCGACCGAGAGCCGGGCGCGGTCGTCGGCTTCGCCGACGCGGTGTGGAACGACGAACGGACGGCGTTCTGCGAGCGCGACGACGCCGAGCTACGGGCGATCTACGTCGCCCCCGACACGCAGGGAGCGGGCGTCGGCTCGGCGCTGCTGGCGGCCGCGGTCGAGCGCGTCCCCGACGCGTGCTCGCGGCTGGCCCTGGAGACGTTCACCGAGAACCACGCGGCCCGGGACTTCTACGAGGCGCGCGGGTTCGAGCGGATCGGTGCCTCGGCGTTCGAGGTGGGCGGGGAGTCGTACCCGACGGCGGTGTACGTGCGGCCGCTGTAG
- the htpX gene encoding zinc metalloprotease HtpX gives MEWKTDWGLRGRMVLTGFLLFALYIVFVAVLSQYVGLFAIVAIMGLFSLGQFFFSDKLALYSMGAKEVSEQEYPELHRKITRLSQQADLPKPTVAVADTRVPNAFAAGRSQKNSTVCVTTGLLRTLDDEELEGVLAHELAHVKNRDVMVMTIASFLSTLAFIVVRWGWLFGGGGGNRGGGNQAPVIVAILVSLVVWVISFMLIRLLSRYREFAADRGGAAISGNPGALASALVTIDSGMEKVPKEDLRDTAEMNAFFVIPIRSGFIGKLFSTHPSTEKRVERLRDLERELETA, from the coding sequence ATGGAATGGAAGACAGACTGGGGCCTGCGGGGCCGGATGGTCCTGACCGGGTTCCTGCTGTTCGCCCTCTACATCGTGTTCGTCGCGGTGTTGTCCCAGTACGTGGGGCTGTTCGCGATAGTCGCGATCATGGGGCTGTTCTCGCTCGGACAGTTCTTCTTCAGCGACAAGCTCGCGCTGTACTCGATGGGCGCCAAGGAGGTGTCAGAACAGGAGTATCCGGAACTGCACCGGAAGATCACCCGCCTCTCCCAACAGGCGGATCTCCCGAAGCCGACGGTCGCGGTCGCGGACACCCGCGTCCCGAACGCCTTCGCCGCCGGCCGCTCACAGAAGAACTCGACCGTCTGCGTGACGACCGGACTGCTTCGCACGCTCGACGACGAGGAGCTGGAGGGAGTGCTCGCCCACGAACTGGCGCACGTCAAGAACCGCGACGTCATGGTGATGACCATCGCGTCGTTCCTCTCGACGCTGGCGTTCATCGTCGTACGGTGGGGCTGGCTGTTCGGCGGCGGCGGGGGCAACCGCGGCGGCGGCAACCAGGCGCCGGTCATCGTCGCCATCCTCGTCTCACTGGTCGTGTGGGTGATCTCGTTCATGCTCATCCGCCTGCTGTCGCGCTATCGCGAGTTCGCCGCCGACCGCGGCGGCGCGGCCATCTCGGGCAACCCCGGCGCGCTCGCGTCGGCGCTCGTCACCATCGACAGCGGGATGGAGAAGGTGCCGAAGGAGGACCTCCGCGACACCGCTGAGATGAACGCCTTCTTCGTCATCCCGATCAGGTCCGGGTTCATCGGGAAGCTGTTCTCGACGCACCCGAGCACCGAGAAACGCGTCGAGCGGCTCCGCGACCTGGAACGGGAGCTCGAGACCGCCTGA